AAGACAAGCGGCGCATCCATCGTACCACCACGGGTTTCCGGGAGAAACGATCGCGAGAAGTTGATGAAACCATCCAGAAGCAGCATCACGCAGTCCTCATCCCCATCGCACTGGCCGCAGAAGATCCCGTTCGCATGGAGCGTATGATCCTCTGCAACCGTAAGACAGTAGACACGGTCTTCCAGGCAGGGAGCAGGTTCCGCAGACCTGATCCGATCCGAGATCACCATCCCCCCCTCCAGTACCGGGACACAATCACCCGGCTTCACCTCAACTGCCCTGATCTTTTTGAGATACGCACAATCCCAGACCAGCATCGCATGATCCGGTGTCACCGCAAGTTTCTTTCCCCGCTCAGTCTCGAAGATGATGAGATGATCAGGGGAGCGGTGGACCGAGACTGACGTAATCGTACGCATCTTCGGTGTTCCGTTCGTATCAATAGCAACAACCATATGGGGGGATGCGGGATCAGAATAAAATGTCCCGAGCCGGTCCGTTCCGGGTTGTGAGATATCGAAATTCTCAAGCACAAATTCCCGGATCGGCATATCCCGCCATCCTTTATCTCCATAGACCCCGATTACCGTATCGCCGTCGAAACAGTTCCGCCGTTTCGCCGCATGGAAGAAAGGATGCGCATACCCGACAAGCGCCTCAGAAAACCCGATCAGGCGGGCGAGCACGCCTGCACTCGTATGCGGTGCAAGACCAACCAGCAGCTGGCCGACGAGATCCTCGGGCTTTTCCGCACGATAGAACCGGGGAAGCCCATACAGCTTCTCCAGGAGATCATCCACAAACCCGGCAACCCTGACCAGGTACTCGCCGCAGTCCCTGGATACCAGGATATCCTGCGGCTTCAGTTCACAGACCTGTTCCCCACCCGTGAGCGGTTCGCCATGGATATCCTGCAGGTAACCAAGGCTTTGAAGCATATCCGGCGACACACCGATCTCATCGGCCCGGAAATGTGTCAGTGGAAGATCAATCATATCATACCTGACAGTCCCGTCCTTGAATACAAAGAGATCGCGGACTGCCCGGAGCGCCCCTTTCTCGATCGGCTCAACCGCACGCTCCCTTGAGATCAGCCCCTTCACGCCTTTCAGGAGCTTGAGATCACCAGGCTTCATGCCAAGTGTTGCAAGCGCATCATCATACTCCTTCCTGATATTCACCTCAAACTCACGGGAACAGGAAGACTGGGTCCCGCACCGGGGACATCGTGCCTCCTCCATCTCTTTGCCGCACGCAACACACCGGAAGACAGGGTCGGTATGGCTGCCGCAGCCGCAACGGTTCCAGAACACAAGATCTCCACAGGACCTGCACCGGCGTTCACCGGCCTCAACCCGGATCTGCCCCTCTGTCTCGATAGCCATCAGGATATCCCCGTTCTCCACCGTCTCCTGCCTGCGTTTTGCTCCCGCTCCCTGGAACGAGCGGCGTGCACCTCCGTCATCTCCGATAGGGAACAGGGCATGGGGTGCGGTCTTCATCTTCCGTGGAGCAGATTTTCCGGGCCTGCCCATCCGGGCACCTATCCGGGTGCCTGCCTTTGAACGGATCCGAAACCCGCTGAGATGGCATGCGGCATCAAGGCCTGATCCAGACTCCTTCAGGCTCTCCCATCCGGGGCGCTTCGCCAGGTCAAATGAGAGGCCGAGGCAGGCAAGCAGGGCATAGCAGCTGGATACCACAATATCATCACCCTGCACCCGGTGCGGAATAAGAATCTCTTCAAGAAGCGCCTTGATCTCCTGGCCATGGCGGATCAGCAGTACCCCCTCTTCCATTCTCCCCTCGGAACAGATGAGATCGGCAAGCCGGCAGAAATCCCGGAGTGATAAATCCTCAAAATACCAGGTATAGTCGGGGTGGAGAGGGGCACCATGCATCGCAAAACTGATCGCCTCCATCTCATTCTCCGGGTGCCGCACACCCCCCTCCTGAAGCCACCATTCCTCACAATATGATGGCGGCACAAGCGGATGGTTGTTCTCCAGGAACTCCCCGTATCCGATCAGGATCTCGCCGACATCCAGGATCATCTCAATAGAGGAGCCAAGACGGATCGCATTATCCAGATCATCTATCCTGAGAACCTCACCTGTATCCAGCCGGACAGTCGGCCCTTCAACAGAGTCCACCGGCACAACACCGGCGGCTTTTCCCGGCCGCTCCACTTTCATCTGGGTACCAGGTGCCAGATACTCGCCCAGGATATGCATGGTTGCTGGATTGAGGCCTGCTGCAGCAAACCCGGAATTTCTGGCCCGTCCGAGCCGGAGACGAAAACCCCCTTTTCGCATCGGGTAGGCAAAGACCGGGCGGCCGGCGATGGCATCCTTGAGGTACTTGTCTTTTGGAAGGATCCCATGCTCCTCCTCGTCACCGGCAGATGAATCCCCCTGGACCAGCCCATCAAGCCAGTCCCAGCCTTCGATCTTCATCTTCTTCACATTTTTCTGGACCTTTGGGGCTTTCAGTGCCAGGCCTTCTGCGATAACAAGTGCCATCCCGCCCCGGACGGCATTCGTCTCCACCCGGTCGAGATTCCGGTATCCCGAAACCTCCTCCTTCTCGGTCGGCTCGCCATCAATGCAGACCGGGCAGTTCCCGATGATCAGCCGGAGCTCCTGGTCGCTTGGAGCATACTGGAGGCTGAGAATATTGTTATACTGCCTGATCTCCTCAATATACCTTTCGATCTCTTCGTTGCGCGGGATATAGCGGTTAATACCAAGCGCCTGCCTGACATAGTCCCCGACCAGCACAGAGAGCGCCTGTGCAGTGCCGCCTGCCGATCGGATCGGGCCGGCATAGTAGATCCTGAGATATTCCGACCCGTCGTCATTCTTTCCGAACCCGACTTTTGCGATCCCCTCAGTCGGGGCAGAGACCACACCTTCTGTCAGGAGCGCCATCGAACAGCGGATCGCGTGATCCACCACCTCTTCCCTGGTCGTCTCCCCGAATTTCCGTGCAACAAAATCATCCCCGATACGAAGGGCTGCCTCCTCACGGGACATCTCCGCTTCAAGTTCCCTGATTCTGGCGGCAACACCCGGCAGATCAAGGAGCGCCTCGACACGGTCAGCAAGATCGTTTGCGATTGGGATCTCGGGTACCGTCTCTGGATCAAACCCAAGCAACCGGGCCTGCCTTGCTATCGAGAGCGCTTCCTCAAGCTGTGCATTGATGGAGGCGAGGTAGCCTTCCATGGCAGGGGACATCGCAGGAAGACTCATAGGTATTGCTTACCTCGTCTCATCGGGAAAGAGTGAATGGATTCCCTCTTCACCCATCCGGAAGAGCACCAGTTCCGCACAGGTCCTGAGGAAGGGATCTTCCCCTTCGGTTGCCTCTTTCAGGGCAGGGATAGCAGAATCCCCAATTCTGCAGAGCGCAAGGGCAGCTGCTCCCCGGACATGGACATCATCATCTGAGAGTGCCGGGATGAGAAATGGAATGACCGCCTCACCCATTGCCGCGAGTGCTGCGGTAAGATACTGGCGGATTTCAGGATCATCAGACTCCCGGATAGCATCGATTGCGGGTTGTGCCGCACCAGTACCCATCCGTGCAAGAGCACGGGCAAGATACCACCGGGTTGTTGCATTCGCTTCGCTCAGGGCAGCCATAATCTCCGGAAGGGCTGCCGGCCCGCGGGCGGCAAGCGCCTCTTCAGCTGATCTCCTTGCCTCAAGATCAGGCTCAGTCACCACCCGTATCAGTGTGCGGATCTCTTCTTCACCAGTCATATGTCTCTCCCGGTTTTGATTTTCCAATCCCTGCATCGGGCTTCTCCGCCTCCTGGAGGGGCACCTCCTTCAAGGGGGGCGGACCCTTAATGGTTTTCATATCAGTCTTTAAGATATTATTGAACCAGAGCTCTCTCTGCGGGAAGGGTACGATGATATCATTCTTCTCAAGCTCAACCTTCAGTTTCCAGAGGAGTTCTGTCCGTAAGCCCCACCAGTAGAGTGATGGAGACCATATCCTGACGACAATATTGACACTTGAATCATCAAGCTTATCCACATAGACAGCCGGTCCCGGGCTCTTCAATGCATACGGCTCTTTTTCGATCATATCCTTGATAACCCTGATCGCCTTGTCTGCATCATCCTGGTACCGGATCCCGATAGTATACTCAAACCGGCGTGCCGGGTGGATCACCAGGTTGGTGATGTCACTTGTGAAGAGTTTCGCATTTGGCATCCGGATATAGGTGCCGTCAAATGCCCTGACGATCGTCGACATAAGCTGGATCTTCTGTACAGTTGCCCAGGTTGAACCGATGATAACGGTATCTCCGATCTTGATCGGCCGCTCGAACATCAAAAAGATCCCCGAAACAAAGTTCGCGACGATATTCTGGGTGGCAAACGCAATTGCGACTGCACCGATACCTCCCGCAACCCAGAGACCGGTCAGATCAAAGTGGAGGTGTGGCAGGATGCTCAGGATCACCACCAGGTAGATCAGGTACGTGACGATGGTGGTCATCAGATCGAGATCTGACGCCGGAACCTTATCCCCAAGCGACCTCTTCAGCCATATTTTGACGAATTGGGCGATCGTAATACCGGCAATGAGAATGATAGCGATCCAGAGGATATCAAGCGTTGTGATCTCCCCGATCAGGGGTCGTGTCAGCAGATCCAATACACTTCCGTCAGCTGGACCGGGAAGTTCTTCTTCGCCATTCATCTAGACCAGCCCCTCCAGCATTTCATAGTAGTTTGGTTTCTCAACACCCGCAACCGTCCGGGTGTAGTAGAGTTCAATTGACTTCTGCATTCCATCCCGTAACGGTTTATTCTCAAATGCGGTGTAGGCAACATTCTGCTTTATAATCTTCATCCCCGCACTCATCGAGACGAGGTCGGTATCATAATAGATCTTCATCCCATAGTTCTCAAAGACCACGCGGGAGACCTCAACCCATCCCTTCATGGTGTTCATCAGATCCAGCTCAACCACCCCGTAGAGACTCGGATCAGGGTTTGGGGATCTGAGGAAGAGCTCGCTGTAGTGGTACCTCGTAATCACACCGGAATCAGTTGGTCCATAGAGGGAGTACTTCGGCGTAACCCGTGAGAGGATATCGATGCACCGGTATGCATCATCCTTCATCACAAAGACTGCAATCTCTATTGGAAAGGTGAGGTAGACCCGGCGTGTCGCCCCAGGTTCGATCTCAATTGGCTCAAACCGGATCTCAAGATACCGGGTCACTTCATCGGGCAGGTTCAAAGGCTCAACCGGGTTGATGATCACTGTACCGGATTCCGATGCAATAACCCGTTCCACCTTTGATCCGCCCAGGTCCCGGGAATACCTGAGAAAATCATCATCCCGTGAAAAACAGAGAGAGAGATCATCTTTCTCAATGCAAAATTCATATCCATACCGCCCATACATCAGGTGAACCATGTACCCCGATACCAATAAATGTTATCTCACATGGGTCTGGTTCAGAGAATGAGAGAGAAAAACCACTCCATCATACGTCTTCATCATTCAATTCACCTGGAGGAGATGATATGGAACATTCGCCGATCCGATCAAGGAGTGGCGCAATCCTCTGGCGTGTCGGTTCATCTGCAGCATCAAAGAGGACGGCAAGCCGCTCGGCAACACCGGGATCGGCAAAGAGCCTCTGCAGGCGCTCAGGGGAGGCCGAATCAAGGATCTCAGCAAGAGCCGGTATGGCCGGAGATCCAATCTGGTGAAGTGCTGCTGCTGCTTCGGCCTTCACCCGGTCCACCGGGTCAAAGAGTGCAGCAGCAAGGCCTGGAACAGACTCCTCTGATCCGATTTCCCCAAGCGCGGATACCGCAGAGAAACGGACATGCGGATCATCTGAAGAGACCTGCCGGATCA
The Methanocalculus natronophilus genome window above contains:
- a CDS encoding DUF432 domain-containing protein, with amino-acid sequence MYGRYGYEFCIEKDDLSLCFSRDDDFLRYSRDLGGSKVERVIASESGTVIINPVEPLNLPDEVTRYLEIRFEPIEIEPGATRRVYLTFPIEIAVFVMKDDAYRCIDILSRVTPKYSLYGPTDSGVITRYHYSELFLRSPNPDPSLYGVVELDLMNTMKGWVEVSRVVFENYGMKIYYDTDLVSMSAGMKIIKQNVAYTAFENKPLRDGMQKSIELYYTRTVAGVEKPNYYEMLEGLV
- a CDS encoding DNA-directed DNA polymerase II large subunit, coding for MSLPAMSPAMEGYLASINAQLEEALSIARQARLLGFDPETVPEIPIANDLADRVEALLDLPGVAARIRELEAEMSREEAALRIGDDFVARKFGETTREEVVDHAIRCSMALLTEGVVSAPTEGIAKVGFGKNDDGSEYLRIYYAGPIRSAGGTAQALSVLVGDYVRQALGINRYIPRNEEIERYIEEIRQYNNILSLQYAPSDQELRLIIGNCPVCIDGEPTEKEEVSGYRNLDRVETNAVRGGMALVIAEGLALKAPKVQKNVKKMKIEGWDWLDGLVQGDSSAGDEEEHGILPKDKYLKDAIAGRPVFAYPMRKGGFRLRLGRARNSGFAAAGLNPATMHILGEYLAPGTQMKVERPGKAAGVVPVDSVEGPTVRLDTGEVLRIDDLDNAIRLGSSIEMILDVGEILIGYGEFLENNHPLVPPSYCEEWWLQEGGVRHPENEMEAISFAMHGAPLHPDYTWYFEDLSLRDFCRLADLICSEGRMEEGVLLIRHGQEIKALLEEILIPHRVQGDDIVVSSCYALLACLGLSFDLAKRPGWESLKESGSGLDAACHLSGFRIRSKAGTRIGARMGRPGKSAPRKMKTAPHALFPIGDDGGARRSFQGAGAKRRQETVENGDILMAIETEGQIRVEAGERRCRSCGDLVFWNRCGCGSHTDPVFRCVACGKEMEEARCPRCGTQSSCSREFEVNIRKEYDDALATLGMKPGDLKLLKGVKGLISRERAVEPIEKGALRAVRDLFVFKDGTVRYDMIDLPLTHFRADEIGVSPDMLQSLGYLQDIHGEPLTGGEQVCELKPQDILVSRDCGEYLVRVAGFVDDLLEKLYGLPRFYRAEKPEDLVGQLLVGLAPHTSAGVLARLIGFSEALVGYAHPFFHAAKRRNCFDGDTVIGVYGDKGWRDMPIREFVLENFDISQPGTDRLGTFYSDPASPHMVVAIDTNGTPKMRTITSVSVHRSPDHLIIFETERGKKLAVTPDHAMLVWDCAYLKKIRAVEVKPGDCVPVLEGGMVISDRIRSAEPAPCLEDRVYCLTVAEDHTLHANGIFCGQCDGDEDCVMLLLDGFINFSRSFLPETRGGTMDAPLVLTSRIDPKEVDKETLNLDVMGRYPLSVYEACLTYTPPKDLEGVVDYVEKRLGTPAQYEGFSFTHDTSNISAGPQTTMYTRLGSMVDKLNAELDLAKMIRAVDEDDLAERVLTTHFIRDMIGNLNAFSKQGFRCPRCGQKFRRMPLAGKCRCGNKIIATVTEGSVKKYLAASLLICDQFRVSDYTKQRIAVIDASINSTFGEEEKLQLGLADFM
- a CDS encoding mechanosensitive ion channel family protein codes for the protein MNGEEELPGPADGSVLDLLTRPLIGEITTLDILWIAIILIAGITIAQFVKIWLKRSLGDKVPASDLDLMTTIVTYLIYLVVILSILPHLHFDLTGLWVAGGIGAVAIAFATQNIVANFVSGIFLMFERPIKIGDTVIIGSTWATVQKIQLMSTIVRAFDGTYIRMPNAKLFTSDITNLVIHPARRFEYTIGIRYQDDADKAIRVIKDMIEKEPYALKSPGPAVYVDKLDDSSVNIVVRIWSPSLYWWGLRTELLWKLKVELEKNDIIVPFPQRELWFNNILKTDMKTIKGPPPLKEVPLQEAEKPDAGIGKSKPGETYDW
- a CDS encoding HEAT repeat domain-containing protein produces the protein MTGEEEIRTLIRVVTEPDLEARRSAEEALAARGPAALPEIMAALSEANATTRWYLARALARMGTGAAQPAIDAIRESDDPEIRQYLTAALAAMGEAVIPFLIPALSDDDVHVRGAAALALCRIGDSAIPALKEATEGEDPFLRTCAELVLFRMGEEGIHSLFPDETR